In Chloroflexota bacterium, a single genomic region encodes these proteins:
- a CDS encoding sarcosine oxidase subunit delta translates to MSLHIPCPNCGSRPVEEFLYGEISTVPDSITDADARDVDRAFMHNNPEGAQIERWFHVFGCRRWLTMRRDTRTDEVIGTSWRGY, encoded by the coding sequence ATGAGCCTTCACATCCCTTGCCCCAACTGCGGGTCGCGGCCCGTTGAAGAATTTCTCTACGGCGAGATTTCAACCGTGCCGGATTCGATCACCGACGCCGACGCTCGCGACGTTGACCGCGCTTTCATGCACAATAACCCCGAAGGCGCGCAGATCGAGCGCTGGTTTCACGTCTTTGGCTGTCGGCGCTGGCTGACGATGAGGCGGGATACGAGGACGGATGAAGTCATTGGCACATCGTGGCGGGGTTATTAG